From Rhopalosiphum padi isolate XX-2018 chromosome 2, ASM2088224v1, whole genome shotgun sequence:
tttatgaattgtCTTTTATCTATTGTTAAAACGTTATCATtgcttgtttttaatttaatatatttttgtactattACATTCCCTGAAATTGAATTAGTAGCTAAATATAATGATCACTTATACTAATTAAGGTTTAttcaatagaaacaataaacaaaaaaatgttgaaatatgtgttttaagattttaaagaatgttttaaatttattatagaaaaatatacattaatatttaaagcatattcaaaataaaatcttataacTGCATAAATGAATTAACACTTTTGTTTTAatccaatataaataaaaccataagtAACTTTGATGTACAAAGAATATAAGTTTCAAGTGTATCCTCGTAATTGCATAGTTTATGGTATAtcactgtaataaatatattaaatttgaattcactgataaattattgcatacgaaaaatgatACTGAGTGAAGAAAGAccatttagtattaataaattctatttcctaattattttgaaaatcccacacacaaaaaaaaaaattttaaaaaaatactaaaatactaatcgtacacaattttttttaaataaaacactattacacatcattgtaaattaatactattaaattaatttaataaattataatatattcatcgttcctcttaaaatgtaatacctacatttatacacataaaacaaaaatagaattGCTATTTGGtactgtacctatacaattatttaatttaagaaaccACCTACTTATGGAAAATTCAATTTCGTATTTTGAATAActgaaattgattaaaatattgtattactagttactaaatttacattatactttattttttacatatattaacaCCTGCAATATGAATTATTTCGAATACACAAAAtgtccataatattttattaggtattattcacGCCATAAAAATATAAGGTACCTAGTTACTACTTTTATTGTGGTTGTCGTTCGAATAgatgaataacatttatatataccgACGAAGAGACTGATATGAATGTATTATGATTGGAAATGAatcgtaaatttaataatatcatcttgTTTAAACCTAAACATGaatgataacaaatttaattagaaatatctTTAATTGATATGTCATTACTGTCTAGTGGTTAAACAGAAATCGTATTACAGCATGTCCCATTTTGTCATATTGCTCAACTACGTGAGCACAAATCGACAATCGTTCGTCCTGACATCAATCCCCAAGTGTAAAATTCGGTTATATTTTGTAGGTACACACGCAAGTGAAATCTCATAGTTATTTTCGACGGCTGtagtaaaattgtaaaacacaCCGATGAAAAATAACCCATAggaaaatacatgttttatctACTTTTATTGCTATAAAGTTAATCGAGTTAATAAGGAATTATTTTTTCCTGCATAATATCATGGaagtaaaatatcttataataattatcacaatattttttgttgactTATACATATGTCTACAGGGTGGCTAATGTCCAATGGTctataaattttatgatttttttctacaacattaaactaatattttgtaaacataaaaattaatttcattattagatAACGTtggagtatattaatatttcaacagCTTAGTTCTGTAAATGCTTACCATTGTTTTGAACTTTAGTTGgagtttattatttgttttcaaaaatgataaaacatttttattttttcttaaatctttctttgacttttttttattacttttttatcatTCTCATTAAATCTGAGtaccttttataatataaaaaatatatttttttttgcatttaaacAATTCAATTATCCAAATCATATCTACAACACATTAAGCTTATCTTATGTTATGAAACAAATTTGTTTTGATTATGAACAATATTAGCATATTAGATGTTGTattgacaataaaaaaacaataatattaatcccaaaaaatgaacaatttatttaaaatttaataatttgtgaatGCTAATAAAACTGTggctgtaaataatatttataaaaatagcataaattgtaataactttatattgatcatctataaaatgtatagtgatGAAATTCAATTAGATAGCAGGTAGGTACAAGGAaaagtttgaataatttatgcaagacaaattaaatgttatattcctTCAggtattaaagaatattataatgaaataatttatagttaggattttaataactgttaattttcttgaaaaatgtttgtatttcttactatttatttatactcataGGTTTGGATTAATTGGATTAGCTATAGGTTATTAAGCTTGACTATGTTATTAAGTTTGACTAGAAGCCTTCTATTCTAGgtgtattatttacctatatctttatttttgtttaataacatacctacttcaaaattgtaaaaaagatacagctattaattatattttagttatttgtttcgttaatcaatttattcgtagttttctatacattttgaaGCTCATAAAGCAGACGTCCGTTGTTTGATAAGAGTCGTGTGTACTAAAGTCTAAAAGTgagtagatatttatataatttatagatttagccGATTTAGCCGATTAGACAGATACCTGAAATAAGCtactatcaaaaataaataaaaaagtttttaatacacctacttcaataattatatagtatacctaatctcataataaatatacattaaaagttttaaacttatcttcttatcaaaatataacaattattttcataaaaataaaaaaaaattatgtctgTACGTatattgattgttttaaatttaatctaaatattattgattttacagtttttttgtaGAACCTTTTTCGTTCTTAGTTATACCTatccataatttattttaaagtgactataattatttaaaaagtgacgataaatagttaaaataggtctaaaaaattataacaggtAGTAAGTACCTAATGCATGTATATTTGGAGGATTACAAAATTTTCAACTAGGTGGTAtgcaataaaattgtaatgaaaGCACAAATTTCACAACGGGAGatcaaaattttagattttaatatttatctcggtgaagcaaaattaaaaattctagaaAAGTTGTCatgatgaaattaaattaattttaatagaaacaaaaattattattatacttcattatttttatatttctgtattaaatacttaattaattatgtgtaatgaagtaataatgtattgaaattttgaaatttatacttaaatttgtgGGCTTGTggcataagtaaaatattatatgcaatggataaatagtattatttattttgaaatattgatttttagtaataatattaatgaaaaaaatatattttacttacataGGATTTGTATtagtaagatatatatatattaatgaaaaatcaaaagaatttcgctttataattataaatattaagtacaatattacaattaataagtatatatttgatttaaaaaaattattaaattaactaacaTTACATTTGatctcaataaatttaattcctgtatttatattatgtttagttgaCTTCATCGGTCGTGCAATATGAATTCAGAGAATATTTTCAACGGCAGGCCAGTGGCTCTTAACTTATCAACGTACAAGCAATTAGGCTATTATCAACTGTTAGATCCAAAAGGACCGCATTTCTACGGATGCCATATTTACAGAACAATTCTGAAAATATTCCTCTTGGTTGTCCAATTTATTACGATTTTCGGGGTGGTGGGATTCTTTATAGAGATAGAAAATGTTGATGCTAGCCACGGTAAATCGAATTCCttcgaattaattattatcctaACAAATTGTTCACTATCTTCgttgaaaatgtatacacttgtatcaaataacaaaataatttgggaTCTCTTCGATCTCACATGTCTagactttttaaaatgttctcgACATAGTGAATTGATCACGGCAAACTTCATGAAACGTTGTAAAAAGTCAACTAGAATCACAAAATGGATAGCTCGTTCTTTTCTCGTAGGATTGATTTTATGGGTGATGGGACCTTTCATCGCTAATGAAGAAAACACTGCACCCAAAGCTAGTCAtcgatatcaaaatattatcaacataaaGTTTCCAGTGACAGTGAAAACCTATAACGATTActactttgtattttattttatggaagtGGCTGTAGGATTTTGTATCGTTTATGGTTCAGTTTTAGTAGACGCTTTTCTCATGTCATTTTGTTGGATTATTTCCGCACAGTATCAATCGGTCACTAAAGCATTTGCAACATTTGgacataataatgaattaagttCTCCGAAAGGTGAgggaatcattattatttttaaatatagttaaaatgaataaagagatttttatttatattttagaaatttataataatttcaaatcaattataatcgaccatcaaaatgtttatttgtaaGTGCCTTTTTCTGTATTTATTAtctttgaattttgtttttaactctAATACAAGACATTAtgcacatttaaaattaaccatatatatatatatatatatatatatatatatttatagtaaaaactttttactatatatatatagtatatatattttttactaaaaagtacattattcgtaataaataatgtacctatacttgTCTACTTATAAGTACTTTGtacttattttcaaattaaaatggttttaaacaATGTTTTACATGTTACAGTTAAAACTTGTTTATGTTGGTAAATACAATGGTATTGTTactttttagaaaaatgaaatcATTTTATGCTGTCGTGCGACCCATTACTCTCATTCATGTTTTCGCTTATTCATGCTCATTAATTATGTATGCATATGTAATCGTAACGgtaatgtaaacaaatatataatcaaaacttttttACAAGAAATATACACACTTTGTCAAAATTAGAAAATGTTTTCTGAGTATTACGAGTATTACGTACCCATTTTTGTATACAGATCTTTCACTCAAAAGAATCGTTCATTATTGctgaaataatgaaaatagttATGACGGTATCAAATGTCACGATTGAAGTGTTTATCTTTTGTTATTTATTCGAACTTATCGATAACAAAGTAAGCGAGTGTTCAAATAAAACAGCATTATAAAtggtttgttattattacggtAATGGCTTATCGTAGAAAGAAGATGTAAACTTTGGATTATACAGCTGTAATTGGACTAGGATGGACATGAAGTTTAAACGACTATTGTTAATGTCAATGAAAATGAACAATGCTAATCGATTGAAGTTAAAAGCAACGCCGGACGTAACTATCAATCGGCCGTTTTTCGCAAATGTatgaatatactataatatatagttaattatatgataacacatttttattatattattattatatttatttatttattttactttatgtgACGGTTTTTAgaataatgaaatatgttttAGGTAATCCACACTTGCTTCAAAATAGTTTCAGTTTTAATCCAAACTCAatctaatgaattattaaactaaatacaatTGAATAATGTCTTACAATTGTTATCAAttcatcatcattcatcattcATCGGAGttcatatcaaaaatattttatgtaacgtaaataaaaatacgtaccTTAAATTAAGCTTAACTAGCTGACgatgtttagaaaataaatttagtacgAACAATCTAATATATTAAGTCATAGAACTGTCtgaactattattataggtgcCTACTGcctactacaattattatactacctatatggtattattttagttatacttaaaatatacaacatttaaatgCTTTAACGAGaaacacaatttaataacacacttgcacatattataataatattattttggaattttttttttaactactgaATTTTGTAGCCATCATATTGGAATTACAATTActgtttaaaacaaataacaatttgtatgaaatgttgacttataatagttttatgcatgaATAATGCACTATAGTTGTATTGTTTaatgtatgtacatacattgttataagtatacaataaatcGACAAATTTATACCAAATTTTAGTAATCTTACTTCATTGTTTGAAaagctattttataaaaatatataaacaatcgtTTGACATATAGTATGTATCATGGAGATATGactatacaatttacattttatgttaaatatatttaatacttatgaacaatttatttattaggtgcgtcatatttaaatattcaatagtaGATACTTTCCTACCTATTCATAAATTGCATGtggttgaataatttataaatattatataaaaaccaaataagtttattttatttgttttgaatgaATGAATGAAGTTTTTTTAGTATATCTAGAAGATTGGCATTTTGtatatcaaagaaaaaataattttggtcaacaaattattttcatacaatgtctttttgatttttacaaaagCATAAAATCCAAAAATGAATTTATGAAGGCCCTATAGCATAATAATGTTActccacattttttttataaatcaattttttaaatacttaaataaaatataatttactaggtcctatattaattttatcttgtataattattaataaacaagaataattaagatattaaatcaaaaatggtTAAGTTTAATAGGTTCTATCTAAAATTGTGACGtgaatatgaaatttatatgaATTGAACACCTACTTAAAATTTCTTTATAATCCTATAAAGAAATATCATTTACCTAACCCGTCATCCATAGAACCATtttctgattaaaaataattattgtatataggttTATCTAATAactacttacctattataaccATAATCCTAGTTATACAGATTTGAGATTTCTGTATCTTATAAACCTATGAAAGGGCCGGATTGGTAAAACTCGGTGGACCGCTCAAAATATGAGCTGGTTTTGAGTTTTTGatcgtaaatttatttatttttattttgtgataaattagtacaaacatattgatttgaattatttatgtcGTACAGTAACTGTAGCTGTAATCAAACGTTAGAAATTCTAAAAGTCAGTAGGCCGATATCTTGCCAATTCGGCACtgcctatgtatatatttttgactGTTCTTAATATAGGTagcaataataatctattattatagatttgtatttgtattttttaactttataaaatcaAAGCTATTCAAAGGAAGTTTTTTTCAAAGTAAGGAACTTAATACAATCAAGTATACCTAATAACTATTAACATCGTTCGTATTATGTCATTTAAACAAATTTGCTTTAATAATTGCTATGTACCTAcaaaatacctattacctatacttaTCTTATGAAAATTCGTTTTTCTTACCATTTTACTTTCATTGAAGAATCTTGGTCTTATCGTAAATAGTTGAAATTGAAACGGTTGTATGAATTGAACTTcatttactgaaaaaaataacaacaaattaaaactaCAATTCAAAAAacactgataaaatattttcggcGTGGGACTGGAgaaaattaagattataataattgtttttaatctagaagttacgaataaaataaaaataacatttctgAACAATTATTCGATActtcacaaaatataaattgttataaactatattttatatgtttagtatattatattttaatatttacacaaattataagtaaattattgcaattattGCCAACTAAAATAGGAGGTTTTTTTTTAGACAGCAAGAAGTATAAAGATTACCTATAAATTTAGCGAATTTTCACCCAATTAAAAACATatccaacaaaaaaaataatatctaaagaCACATTATATGAccctaaaatacattatatttgttaaaaacataataaaacacttaagattacaaaattatatcatagCTAATTAAGTTTTGACTTTCAAAACCAACTTTGAACAATCTATATTATATCCAACTAGGTATATAACTCCCATAATACTccatgataatattgtaattttactagggcactataatacattcattaaatattaaaatgtaaaatacaataacaaactatccatacaaaatattttaaatttgtaaaagttatttaattctTATTGGTATTTTTAGTATGATGATATACAGGTATGTATTTACATGATATGTTGTTTGTTGTTAGGAGTTTATtgactaaacaattttaaaagttaaactcttattattctaatatacttaatataaatgcattaaatatttaaatacagctATACGTTCCTGTATCTATCTGAATAAAAAGTAaagataagataaataattgtaatttaaaaataccaggAAACTCTCTCTGCTTTATAATAAGTTTCGACTTTGGTGTGGGTACCCCGTAATTGAGTAGCCTACTGCAGtataatagatgtgttaaattttaattcaacggTGTAATCATTGTGTATGAAAAAACCATTTTGTGCAATAAAAACGGTTGAATCGTTGTCATTTTAggatttaagaataaattatgttataattatattatatttataattacattttatattttagtatttaacgtatcaattagtaatttattagtaGTAACTAATTTCTTAATTCAGTAGataaattggagtaatttttTCCAAGAATGTCGTagtgattatataatatcactcGGCAGTCTAGTAGCGTAGTACCTATAGGGCCTATAGCCTATAGTATAGGCTATAGTAAAGTTATATAGTTTGTCTTTGTCGTGCCGTTCAACCGTTGTGTCACGACGACGAAATTACTGTAATcgcaaattaatttattgttttcgttGTTGGTTATGAATAGGTGAATATATGacgttgatttaaaaaaaaaaaaaacgtttagcTTTAGCCTACAACCTATAGCTACTACCTATAGCTACtaccaataaatatttgtatttattttttcaaatcagcAATTGGTTTATCCCCTTACCGGTGGTGGCGCCAAAGATGGGCCTGCTCAGAGCCGTAGacacgggggggggggggttcaaCCCCCCCCTTACAACATagaaagtttataaatttatttcaaatatttaaaactactaatatattttatatatttttttaaaaaatgttataaatattagtaatagatGTGTTGTTATCGGTTGTAAGTAAGGTATTTTGTGTATCGCCACGCCAGAAAGAACTTTTTCCAGTTTAAAAAGAGTAAAGACCTATCTCAGAAATAGCatgaaagaaatatattataattacatatatttatttttattttattgattaaacaCTACTCTAAATAGGATCGTTTAAATGGATTAGTGCTTTTGAACTACTATCGACATATCGAAATAACACCGGAAGAAGTACTGGACgaactatcaaaaaaaaaagagaaaaatagatctaatattataaagacactatcaaaataaagatataaaaatataaataatgggttattttttcttaatttactataacatgttattattataataaccctCCCCCCTACAAAATTCCTGTCTACGACACTGGGCCTGCCCGTTGGCCCGTCTTGAAATCTTGATTTAACAGTGTTAACACACAATATGTTTGaatttgtattttcaaatactattacgtaaatagttttaaaaatacatatacaatgcCAGGGCTGGTTTTTCCGTATCATACGCACAGTGTTATCCAGATATAACTGTAGGTTGTTTACAaattacgttttatattttgtcgttCGCAGAAATGGTTATATGGTTATGAACGTTATCATggtaaaaatctaattttagaCATTTCTGAAAAATAACCATATAGTATTGGTTATGGGCATATAATATGTAGCCTAATAGCGTCAGGAAGGTCTATGCCCACCATAGACTATAGTTAGCAGGGTCCATAGTCCATACCGTGGGAACTAGTGTTGCTCCCCCTCCCGCCATTTGTGTCACTGTCGTGTGACTGTGCCTGCCCTAATATAATGTTGGCCTCCTTTTAGCCCGCCCTGGAAAAAATACCTGACGTCGCTATTGCCCCCCATGGCCAATAATCAAAACGAAGTCCTTATTCAAAACGTAACGTCATATACAAATCAGAAAACACATACATTATAAAACTATCATTATTGCGTTCACCAGTCTAAAATTATCATaagtttcttaaaattataaacatttttaattttataaagttctaaatattttcaaaataatttaaaaaaattcactaaaatgtacaatttaatattaaatcgatATATTGATCGTGTATCTTTATCCCAAATAATATAGCaactttttgaacattttaaaagtttattttattttacgtcgttttaactTGAGCATGACACACaaaataaacatgataatatcatattatgacgAGTGACAAGATACGTGATGTGACGAGTGATATAACAATTATGATACAAATTTACTAATCCAAAGAACGATACCATTGGCGTAACTAGGATTTAATAGTTACACAGGCTAGAGTCCTAGaaaatcaaagttaaaaataatttgaagccTAATTGAGGCTAACAAATAAAACCTTATAGGGGGGCTTAATACAAATACTGGAGATAAGCCCGCCTAGACCCCCCCCCCCTAATTACGCGGATGAACAATACCCAAGTTACGTGATATTTTTCTTTGGCATATTATATAGTGCACAGTGCACTACCAGCTTTGTGTTACTATATTTGTCAATAATTGTCAGTATGTCTAAAGATAAGACACATTATATTACgtattcagatatttaatttttcagttttagtgtgataactgataaccaTAAtggacgtgtttttttttttttttgaatacctAAAAACGACGATTGATTTTACAGCTTTTATTGAATAGAGAAAAAATGATATGACTGTAAATTAGTTGAAccttgagtaaaaaaaaaaatggaatactgattataaacaTCCAGTATTCCAGTAACAAAAACGCATACTTATTACTCTCaggtatacttaatagttaacataattaatacattcGATTATAATTAAACACGAATTTTCTGATAGTTATtatgctttataatattaactattgttatattaaataatattatgatgaaaatgATTGTAAATCTAAACTTAACACAATTTTAGTGtgaagaaattaataattcatttttgcatttatgatttaatgaagACCACCTGTTTGctatttttattggtatttttttaatcaataaataataataaatgtaatctcaaataacaatagttttttttttaatgtggtgGATGGTggtgttataatgttataatattggtataaataaattaatgaacttGTGAAGATTAAGTCGATAgttacaaagttttttttttcttttccttcAATGATACTTGTGTGAATTAAACGGAgcttaataaagtaaaataaaaaaaaattattgcatttaGCACAATGCAATATAGCGTATagctaataaataaacaaaaaaaatacccacctaagtaaaaaaaaataaaaccacccGAAACA
This genomic window contains:
- the LOC132922748 gene encoding LOW QUALITY PROTEIN: uncharacterized protein LOC132922748 (The sequence of the model RefSeq protein was modified relative to this genomic sequence to represent the inferred CDS: substituted 1 base at 1 genomic stop codon) gives rise to the protein MFSXLHRSCNMNSENIFNGRPVALNLSTYKQLGYYQLLDPKGPHFYGCHIYRTILKIFLLVVQFITIFGVVGFFIEIENVDASHGKSNSFELIIILTNCSLSSLKMYTLVSNNKIIWDLFDLTCLDFLKCSRHSELITANFMKRCKKSTRITKWIARSFLVGLILWVMGPFIANEENTAPKASHRYQNIINIKFPVTVKTYNDYYFVFYFMEVAVGFCIVYGSVLVDAFLMSFCWIISAQYQSVTKAFATFGHNNELSSPKEIYNNFKSIIIDHQNVYLKMKSFYAVVRPITLIHVFAYSCSLIMYAYVIVTIFHSKESFIIAEIMKIVMTVSNVTIEVFIFCYLFELIDNKKEDVNFGLYSCNWTRMDMKFKRLLLMSMKMNNANRLKLKATPDVTINRPFFANVIHTCFKIVSVLIQTQSNELLN